A window of Mucilaginibacter paludis DSM 18603 contains these coding sequences:
- a CDS encoding bifunctional nuclease family protein: MKKIKLDIVGLSYSQTQSGAYALVLGEVNGRRRLPIIIGSFEAQAIAIEIEKMTPSRPLTHDLFKSFALAYHINIQEIIIYNLVDGIFYSKLICSDGKKVIEIDARTSDAIAMAVRFECPIHTYEFILSTAGIVIEGNDFVYLENINDPKEDNQVTTAGGGFTSLSTDELKTKLQEALSDEAYEKAAKIRDELNKRKAS; this comes from the coding sequence ATGAAAAAAATCAAGCTCGATATAGTCGGGCTTTCTTACAGTCAAACACAATCAGGCGCGTACGCCCTGGTTCTGGGCGAAGTTAACGGCAGGCGCCGCTTACCTATCATCATTGGTAGTTTTGAAGCACAGGCCATAGCCATTGAAATTGAAAAGATGACGCCCAGCCGTCCGCTCACACACGATTTGTTCAAAAGTTTCGCGCTTGCTTATCATATCAATATCCAGGAAATTATTATTTACAACCTGGTTGATGGGATATTTTATTCCAAACTGATTTGCTCTGATGGTAAAAAAGTGATTGAAATAGATGCCCGTACATCCGATGCGATAGCTATGGCCGTAAGGTTTGAATGCCCTATCCATACCTACGAATTTATCTTATCCACAGCGGGCATTGTTATAGAAGGTAATGATTTTGTTTATCTCGAAAATATCAACGATCCCAAAGAAGACAACCAGGTTACAACTGCCGGAGGCGGGTTTACTTCATTAAGTACTGACGAGCTCAAAACCAAACTTCAGGAAGCCTTATCAGACGAAGCTTATGAAAAGGCCGCTAAGATTAGGGATGAGCTGAATAAAAGGAAGGCATCGTAA
- a CDS encoding electron transfer flavoprotein subunit alpha/FixB family protein, translating into MSVLVFAENADGKFKKSIFEVVSYAKAIAAQNNTSLIAISIGDVAEDDLAGLGKFGADKILNVSADKLKTFVNQAYASVIAEAAKREGANIVILSNSFSGRGLAPRIGVKLGAGVADGAVSLPDQTSGKFIVKKTAFSGKAFAAVELTSENKVIALTPNSYQVVESGANAPVESFVAEAKESDFKIMVKDIVRATDKVSLPDAEIVVSAGRGLKGPENWGMIEELADLLGAATACSKPVSDAGWRPHSEHVGQTGIAVSPNLYIAIGISGAIQHLAGISSSKVIVVINKDPEAPFFKVADYGIAGDAFEVVPKLIEAVKQYKASA; encoded by the coding sequence ATGTCAGTTTTAGTATTCGCAGAAAACGCCGATGGCAAGTTTAAGAAATCCATTTTCGAAGTGGTTTCGTACGCTAAGGCCATTGCTGCTCAAAATAACACCAGTTTAATTGCCATCTCCATTGGCGATGTTGCCGAAGATGATTTAGCCGGACTGGGAAAATTTGGTGCCGATAAGATATTAAATGTATCTGCCGATAAATTAAAAACATTTGTAAACCAGGCCTATGCATCGGTAATAGCCGAAGCTGCAAAAAGGGAAGGCGCTAATATTGTTATATTATCTAACTCTTTTTCCGGTAGAGGCCTGGCACCACGCATTGGCGTAAAGCTGGGTGCTGGCGTAGCCGACGGCGCCGTTAGCTTGCCTGACCAAACCAGTGGAAAATTCATTGTCAAAAAAACGGCCTTTTCGGGCAAAGCATTTGCCGCCGTTGAGCTTACATCAGAAAATAAGGTTATAGCCCTTACGCCAAACTCTTATCAAGTTGTAGAGAGTGGTGCCAACGCTCCGGTAGAAAGTTTTGTAGCCGAAGCCAAAGAATCCGACTTTAAAATAATGGTGAAAGACATTGTAAGGGCCACCGATAAGGTATCTCTACCGGATGCAGAAATTGTAGTTTCGGCGGGCCGTGGCTTAAAGGGACCTGAAAACTGGGGTATGATTGAAGAACTGGCCGACCTGTTAGGCGCTGCTACTGCTTGCTCAAAACCAGTTTCTGATGCTGGATGGCGCCCACATAGCGAACATGTTGGACAAACAGGCATAGCAGTCAGTCCAAATTTGTATATTGCGATTGGTATTTCGGGTGCTATACAACACCTCGCCGGCATTAGTTCGTCAAAGGTTATTGTAGTGATCAACAAAGATCCGGAAGCTCCGTTTTTTAAGGTAGCAGATTATGGAATTGCAGGCGACGCTTTTGAAGTTGTCCCCAAATTAATTGAAGCTGTTAAACAATATAAGGCTTCGGCTTAA
- a CDS encoding electron transfer flavoprotein subunit beta/FixA family protein translates to MKILVCISNVPDTTTKITFTDNNTQFNTVGVQFILNPYDEIALARAVELAEGGKGTVTVINVGEVNTEPTIRKALAIGADDAVRVNAKPHDAYFVACQVAQYAKENAFDLILTGRESIDYNGSKVAGMLGELLDIPSVSIIKKLDVEAGSATVEREIEGGKEVLTLPFPFVAGTAEGVAEWKIPNMRGIMSARSKPLKVIEPVEVKTLSEIISYETPAPRGQVKLVAADDTAKLVDLLHSEARVI, encoded by the coding sequence ATGAAAATATTAGTTTGTATAAGTAACGTTCCGGATACCACCACAAAAATAACTTTTACTGATAATAACACGCAATTTAATACCGTAGGAGTTCAGTTTATATTAAACCCTTATGATGAGATAGCTTTAGCGCGCGCTGTTGAACTGGCCGAAGGCGGCAAAGGCACGGTTACCGTTATTAATGTTGGCGAGGTTAATACCGAGCCTACTATACGCAAAGCTTTGGCCATTGGTGCCGACGATGCCGTAAGAGTAAACGCCAAACCGCACGATGCTTATTTTGTAGCCTGCCAGGTTGCGCAATATGCTAAAGAAAACGCTTTCGACCTGATTTTAACCGGGCGGGAATCTATCGACTATAACGGATCGAAAGTTGCGGGCATGCTGGGCGAATTATTAGATATCCCCTCGGTATCCATTATAAAAAAGCTTGATGTTGAGGCTGGCAGCGCCACTGTTGAACGCGAAATTGAAGGTGGTAAAGAGGTATTAACCTTACCCTTCCCTTTTGTAGCTGGAACAGCCGAAGGGGTTGCCGAGTGGAAAATACCTAACATGCGTGGTATTATGTCTGCCCGTAGTAAACCCCTCAAAGTAATTGAACCGGTAGAAGTTAAAACACTTTCTGAAATTATCAGTTATGAAACACCAGCCCCACGTGGCCAGGTTAAATTGGTTGCGGCAGATGATACAGCCAAACTGGTTGATTTATTGCACAGCGAAGCGAGGGTTATTTAA
- a CDS encoding tetratricopeptide repeat protein — protein METTRLNKLLDFLKNEPNDEFLKYALATEYLRLNETDKSLLYYEDLVNNHPRYVGTYYHLGKLYEALNRKEEAITTYETGMAIAKELRDNHAFSELQSVYQEAKGFDDDDDDY, from the coding sequence ATGGAGACGACACGATTAAACAAGCTTCTTGATTTTTTAAAAAATGAACCGAATGACGAATTCTTAAAATATGCACTTGCAACCGAGTACCTTCGTTTAAATGAAACAGATAAGTCGCTGCTTTATTATGAAGACCTGGTGAATAATCATCCCCGATATGTGGGCACTTATTATCATTTAGGCAAATTGTACGAGGCGCTTAACCGCAAGGAGGAAGCAATTACCACCTACGAAACGGGCATGGCCATAGCGAAAGAGCTACGTGATAATCACGCGTTTTCGGAGTTGCAGTCCGTGTACCAGGAAGCTAAAGGTTTTGACGACGATGATGACGATTATTAA